Proteins found in one Fulvitalea axinellae genomic segment:
- a CDS encoding alkaline phosphatase family protein, translating into MKKIILPVLGLCLAMLASCTRQASTRRADHVVLIGIDGLSVAGVRNAETPVLDSLMNAGAYTLRARAVLPTVSSPNWASMVTGVDVAQHGVMDNDWERAEMRIAPVSAGEEGMFPSVFYEIRRALPNAKIGAIYDWGGFGRLIEDSIPDLKISPKGVEKTVAEAIRFIKAERPDFTFIQLDHVDHAGHSKGHETEAYYQAVEEADRFVARILKALAEAKMAQSTTVIITSDHGGIGYGHGGFTEKEINIPVILAGPGVKKGYRIAAPVYQFDAAANVLFALGVERPESWLGKPTAIAYVDGPSVKTAGFMDRIPAPEILPADSAAFSGYGFLSENDSVTVRFKAQKGAKVYYTLDGSLPTQSSKLYTGPFVLDSTAVVKAKAFAGFSQQSNVATSSIRVVKNREGHGLRYAYYESNAWTDTFPDLAKEKPVAKGQSLELRVGNIDRRTQKGEKQMALTFDGYFLAKQKGKYKFATRSDQGAKLWIDGKLVTGNKDGNGIREERGDIKLDSGRHRLRLAYFDTVGNRWLDVMVKGPNLPEQVVPADLLFLEAE; encoded by the coding sequence ATGAAAAAAATCATTCTGCCAGTGTTGGGCCTATGCTTGGCCATGCTGGCGTCCTGTACCCGGCAGGCGTCCACTCGCCGGGCGGATCATGTGGTGCTGATCGGCATCGACGGGCTGAGTGTTGCCGGCGTGCGTAACGCCGAGACGCCCGTGCTCGATAGTTTGATGAACGCTGGGGCGTATACTTTACGTGCCCGGGCGGTATTGCCTACGGTAAGTTCGCCCAATTGGGCCTCGATGGTGACGGGCGTGGATGTGGCACAACATGGCGTAATGGACAATGATTGGGAGCGGGCCGAAATGCGTATTGCGCCGGTTAGCGCCGGGGAAGAGGGGATGTTTCCTTCCGTTTTCTATGAAATCCGTCGGGCTTTGCCGAATGCCAAGATCGGCGCTATCTACGATTGGGGAGGCTTCGGGAGGCTGATAGAGGATTCCATTCCGGATTTGAAGATAAGTCCAAAGGGAGTGGAGAAGACCGTGGCCGAAGCTATCCGCTTTATTAAGGCTGAGCGTCCGGACTTTACGTTTATCCAGCTCGACCATGTGGATCACGCTGGCCATTCGAAAGGGCATGAGACGGAGGCTTATTATCAGGCTGTGGAAGAGGCCGACCGCTTTGTGGCCCGCATTCTGAAAGCTTTGGCGGAAGCTAAAATGGCGCAAAGTACGACGGTGATTATCACTTCCGATCATGGCGGTATAGGTTACGGGCACGGAGGTTTTACGGAAAAAGAAATCAATATCCCAGTGATATTGGCCGGTCCGGGCGTAAAAAAGGGTTACCGAATAGCGGCTCCAGTTTATCAGTTTGATGCGGCGGCTAACGTGCTGTTCGCTTTGGGTGTGGAGCGTCCGGAATCTTGGTTGGGCAAACCTACTGCCATTGCGTATGTGGATGGCCCGTCGGTAAAGACCGCCGGCTTTATGGATCGTATCCCAGCTCCCGAAATTCTTCCGGCGGACAGCGCCGCCTTTTCCGGGTATGGTTTTTTGTCCGAAAACGATTCGGTTACGGTACGTTTCAAAGCGCAGAAGGGCGCCAAAGTTTACTATACCTTGGACGGAAGCTTGCCTACGCAGTCGTCGAAGTTGTATACAGGGCCTTTTGTGTTGGACAGTACGGCGGTAGTGAAAGCCAAAGCTTTCGCCGGTTTTAGCCAACAAAGTAATGTGGCTACATCATCTATTAGGGTTGTGAAAAATAGGGAAGGCCACGGGCTGAGATACGCCTATTATGAGTCAAACGCCTGGACCGATACTTTTCCTGATTTGGCGAAAGAGAAACCGGTAGCCAAAGGCCAAAGCCTTGAGCTAAGGGTGGGTAATATAGACCGCCGGACGCAGAAAGGCGAGAAGCAGATGGCGTTGACTTTTGACGGCTATTTTCTGGCGAAACAAAAGGGCAAATACAAATTCGCTACCCGATCGGACCAAGGAGCCAAGCTTTGGATAGACGGTAAATTGGTAACCGGCAATAAAGACGGAAACGGGATAAGAGAAGAGCGTGGCGATATAAAGCTGGATTCGGGGCGCCATCGTTTGCGATTGGCGTATTTCGATACGGTGGGTAACCGTTGGCTGGACGTGATGGTAAAAGGACCAAACTTGCCGGAGCAGGTTGTGCCCGCTGACTTGCTGTTTCTGGAAGCGGAGTAA
- a CDS encoding aspartate aminotransferase family protein — MEQQTDFFRCEGDVNTTEARRKWDAGHRDPATRDLLAEDARYFLHQSMSTPCLDALWACEGPWLETLEGKRVLDFHGNNVHQLGFGNSYVISKVLEQMRTLPFSSRRYTNRPAVELAKKLASLLPGSLNRSLFAPGGTSAVGMAVKLARAVTGKHKVVSCWDSFHGASLDAISVGGEAVFRKGMGPMMPGVERVPPPVTYRGPFANHPKGDEASADYLEYVLEKEGEVGAFIAETVRNTDVQIPSEAYWRRVRDICDRHGVLLILDEIPIALGRTGHMFAFEKYGIEPDILCLGKGLGGGLWPMAAMVARDEYNVVADVSLGHYTHEKSPLGATAALAVFDFMEKESLLDKVREDEAYVLGRLLSMKEKYGMIGDVRGAGLLWGIELVKNKITKEKATGEAERIMYRCLENGLSFKVSQGNVLQLSPALTITRDELALALDLLEDAFLLVKSPE, encoded by the coding sequence TTGGAACAGCAGACAGACTTTTTCAGATGTGAGGGCGACGTAAATACCACCGAAGCCCGCCGAAAATGGGACGCCGGACACCGTGACCCGGCTACGCGGGATCTTTTGGCAGAAGATGCCCGTTATTTTCTTCACCAATCCATGTCCACGCCCTGTTTGGATGCTCTTTGGGCATGCGAAGGTCCGTGGCTCGAAACTTTGGAGGGGAAAAGGGTTCTGGATTTTCACGGGAACAACGTCCACCAACTCGGTTTCGGAAACTCTTATGTTATCTCAAAGGTATTGGAGCAGATGAGAACCTTGCCTTTCAGCAGTCGGCGCTATACCAACCGCCCGGCGGTGGAGCTGGCTAAGAAGCTGGCGTCGCTGTTGCCCGGGAGTCTCAACCGTTCGCTGTTTGCCCCGGGCGGAACATCGGCCGTGGGAATGGCCGTAAAGCTGGCTCGGGCCGTAACGGGCAAGCATAAGGTGGTTTCGTGTTGGGATTCCTTCCACGGCGCTTCCCTCGACGCCATTTCGGTAGGGGGCGAGGCGGTTTTCCGCAAAGGCATGGGCCCGATGATGCCCGGAGTCGAGCGCGTTCCTCCTCCCGTAACGTACAGAGGTCCGTTCGCCAACCATCCCAAAGGCGACGAAGCCAGCGCCGATTATTTGGAATATGTACTGGAAAAAGAAGGAGAAGTCGGGGCTTTTATAGCGGAAACCGTCCGCAATACCGACGTGCAAATTCCGTCGGAAGCCTACTGGCGTCGTGTGCGAGACATCTGCGACCGTCACGGTGTGTTGCTGATTCTTGACGAAATACCCATAGCCTTGGGCCGGACAGGCCATATGTTCGCTTTTGAAAAGTACGGCATCGAACCGGATATTCTCTGTTTGGGCAAAGGCCTCGGCGGAGGACTCTGGCCAATGGCCGCGATGGTGGCCCGTGACGAATATAACGTGGTCGCTGATGTGTCCCTAGGTCATTATACCCATGAAAAAAGCCCGCTGGGAGCGACGGCAGCTTTGGCTGTGTTTGATTTTATGGAAAAGGAATCGTTGCTGGACAAAGTCCGGGAAGACGAGGCCTATGTGCTCGGGCGACTGTTGAGCATGAAAGAAAAGTACGGTATGATCGGTGATGTGCGTGGTGCCGGATTGCTTTGGGGGATAGAGTTGGTAAAGAATAAAATCACAAAGGAGAAAGCGACAGGTGAAGCCGAACGGATAATGTACCGATGCTTGGAGAACGGCCTAAGCTTTAAAGTGTCCCAAGGAAACGTATTGCAACTAAGCCCGGCCCTTACAATAACCAGAGACGAATTGGCCTTGGCCCTTGACCTGCTGGAAGATGCTTTTTTGTTAGTAAAGAGTCCAGAGTAA
- a CDS encoding SulP family inorganic anion transporter, translated as MLKNFTLNGANLKNDVLSGLTVALALVPEAVAFAFVAGVDPLVGLYAAFLVGLITAAIGGRPGMISGATGALAVVMVSLVADHGVEYLFATVVLMGVIQVLAGVLRLGKFVRLIPHPVMLGFVNGLAIVIFLAQKGQFMVGPKGAEEWMTGMPLFLMLGLVALTMAIIHFLPKLTKAIPSSLAAIVIVSLIVIFGGLETRTVGDLAKISGSFPEFHFPTVPLNWETFQIILPYSVILAAIGLIESLMTLSLVDEVTETHGNSNRECVAQGTANIVTGFFGGMGGCAMIGQSMINVNSGGRGRASGISAALFLLIFILFAGSLIEMIPIAALTGVMFMVVIGTFAWSSFRILHKIPVTDAFVLILVSGLTVAFDLAIAVAAGIVVSALVFAWENATRIRARKREEKGVKYYEIFGPLFFGSVKAFNEKFDPKNDPQIVVVDFIESRVCDHSGLDAINKLAERYEREGKELHLRHLSSDCRRLLSKAGKLVDVNVIEDPEYQVALDSKPI; from the coding sequence ATGTTGAAGAACTTTACTTTGAATGGCGCCAATCTTAAAAACGACGTGCTGTCCGGCCTTACGGTAGCCTTGGCCTTGGTACCCGAGGCCGTGGCCTTCGCCTTTGTGGCCGGCGTAGATCCGCTTGTGGGTCTGTACGCCGCTTTTCTCGTAGGCCTGATCACGGCGGCCATCGGCGGACGCCCGGGCATGATTTCCGGAGCCACCGGAGCCTTGGCCGTAGTGATGGTGAGTCTTGTGGCGGACCACGGTGTGGAATACCTCTTCGCCACCGTGGTGCTGATGGGTGTCATACAGGTGTTGGCCGGAGTGCTGAGGCTGGGCAAATTCGTCCGCCTGATTCCGCACCCGGTAATGCTGGGCTTTGTAAACGGCTTGGCTATCGTGATCTTCCTGGCGCAGAAAGGCCAGTTTATGGTAGGCCCAAAAGGCGCCGAAGAGTGGATGACCGGTATGCCTCTGTTCCTGATGCTCGGTTTGGTGGCTTTGACTATGGCCATTATCCATTTCCTTCCGAAACTCACCAAAGCGATTCCGTCCTCATTGGCGGCGATCGTTATCGTTTCGCTTATCGTTATCTTCGGTGGTCTTGAGACCCGTACCGTGGGCGATTTGGCCAAGATCTCCGGATCGTTCCCCGAATTCCATTTCCCAACCGTTCCTCTTAACTGGGAAACATTCCAAATTATCCTGCCCTATTCAGTAATCTTGGCGGCAATCGGTCTGATCGAATCGTTGATGACACTTTCGCTCGTTGACGAAGTGACGGAAACGCACGGTAACTCAAACCGCGAGTGCGTAGCGCAGGGTACGGCCAATATCGTTACCGGATTCTTCGGCGGTATGGGCGGTTGCGCCATGATCGGCCAGAGTATGATCAACGTAAACTCAGGCGGACGTGGCAGAGCTTCGGGCATCTCAGCAGCGCTGTTTCTGCTGATCTTTATCCTGTTCGCCGGCTCATTGATCGAAATGATTCCTATCGCGGCGCTTACGGGCGTTATGTTTATGGTTGTGATCGGCACGTTCGCTTGGTCGAGCTTCCGTATTCTGCACAAAATCCCTGTTACCGACGCTTTCGTTCTGATCTTGGTATCGGGCCTTACCGTGGCCTTTGACTTGGCTATCGCCGTTGCCGCAGGTATCGTAGTGTCGGCTTTGGTTTTCGCCTGGGAAAACGCCACCCGAATCCGCGCGCGCAAACGCGAGGAGAAGGGCGTAAAATATTACGAGATTTTCGGCCCGTTGTTCTTCGGCTCGGTAAAAGCCTTCAACGAGAAATTCGACCCGAAAAATGACCCGCAGATAGTAGTGGTGGACTTCATCGAGTCCCGCGTATGCGACCACTCCGGCCTCGACGCCATCAACAAACTGGCCGAACGCTACGAGCGCGAAGGCAAGGAACTTCATTTGCGTCACCTCAGCTCCGACTGCCGTCGACTGCTGAGCAAAGCCGGCAAGCTGGTAGACGTAAACGTAATCGAGGATCCGGAATACCAAGTGGCCCTCGACTCAAAACCTATTTGA
- the guaA gene encoding glutamine-hydrolyzing GMP synthase codes for MAEQILIIDFGSQYTQLIARRVRELNVYCEIHPYNNLPELSEDVVGVILSGSPHSVRDEDAPVIDLTPYRGKLPLLGVCYGAQYMAFHNGGEVLPSTIREYGRANLTKVDNACPLMKDIPLNSQVWMSHGDTIKSLPEGFEIVASTESVECAAYHVKGEDTFAIQFHPEVTHSLDGLTLLKNFIVGVCGCSQSWTPDSFVESTVAELKAKLGNDKVIMGLSGGVDSTVAAVLLHKAIGDRLHCIFVDNGLLRKNEFEDVLDSYKHMGLNIKGVNAKDLFYKELEGLTDPEKKRKAIGKVFIDVFDAESHKVEDAKWLGQGTIYPDVIESVSVKGPSATIKSHHNVGGLPDFMKLKVVEPLNTLFKDEVRRVGKSMGIDAKLLGRHPFPGPGLGIRILGDVTAEKVRILQEVDHIFIKGLRDKGLYDDVWQAGAMLLPVQSVGVMGDERTYESVVALRAVSSRDGMTADWVHLPYDFLAEVSNNIINQVKGVNRVVYDISSKPPATIEWE; via the coding sequence ATGGCAGAGCAGATCTTAATCATCGATTTCGGTTCACAGTACACGCAGCTGATAGCCAGGCGCGTGCGTGAACTCAATGTTTATTGTGAAATTCACCCTTACAACAACCTTCCCGAGCTGTCTGAGGACGTAGTGGGCGTGATCTTGTCCGGCAGTCCCCATTCCGTACGCGACGAGGACGCTCCGGTGATCGACCTGACTCCTTACAGAGGAAAGTTGCCGTTGTTGGGCGTTTGTTACGGAGCGCAATACATGGCCTTCCATAATGGAGGCGAGGTTTTGCCATCGACTATCCGTGAGTACGGAAGAGCGAATCTTACGAAAGTGGATAACGCTTGTCCGTTGATGAAAGACATTCCTTTGAATTCGCAGGTTTGGATGTCGCACGGCGACACTATCAAGAGCCTTCCCGAAGGATTCGAAATTGTGGCTTCTACCGAGTCCGTTGAATGCGCGGCCTACCACGTAAAAGGCGAGGACACTTTCGCTATCCAGTTCCACCCGGAAGTGACGCACTCTCTGGACGGATTGACCCTTTTGAAAAACTTTATTGTCGGAGTTTGCGGATGCAGCCAGTCTTGGACGCCGGACTCTTTCGTGGAAAGCACGGTTGCGGAGCTGAAAGCGAAATTGGGCAACGATAAAGTGATCATGGGCCTTTCGGGCGGCGTGGACTCTACAGTGGCCGCCGTATTGTTGCACAAGGCGATCGGTGACCGTTTGCACTGTATCTTCGTGGACAACGGGCTGTTGAGAAAGAACGAATTCGAGGACGTGCTGGACTCTTACAAGCACATGGGCCTCAATATCAAAGGCGTGAATGCCAAGGATTTGTTCTACAAAGAACTCGAAGGCCTTACCGATCCTGAGAAGAAGCGTAAAGCTATCGGCAAAGTGTTTATCGACGTTTTCGACGCCGAATCGCACAAAGTGGAAGACGCTAAATGGCTCGGTCAGGGAACTATTTATCCTGACGTGATTGAGTCGGTTTCTGTAAAAGGGCCGTCGGCCACTATCAAGTCGCACCACAACGTGGGCGGTTTGCCGGACTTTATGAAACTGAAAGTCGTGGAGCCGTTGAACACCCTGTTCAAAGACGAAGTTCGTCGCGTGGGCAAATCAATGGGCATCGACGCCAAGCTTTTGGGACGCCATCCGTTCCCGGGCCCAGGTTTGGGTATCCGTATCTTGGGTGATGTGACAGCCGAAAAAGTGCGCATCCTTCAGGAAGTGGACCACATCTTTATCAAAGGTCTGAGAGACAAAGGCCTTTACGACGACGTTTGGCAGGCTGGAGCAATGCTGTTGCCGGTACAGTCGGTAGGCGTAATGGGCGATGAGCGTACTTACGAAAGCGTAGTGGCTTTGCGCGCCGTAAGTAGCCGCGACGGTATGACCGCCGATTGGGTGCATTTGCCTTACGATTTCTTGGCCGAAGTGTCAAACAACATCATTAACCAAGTGAAAGGCGTAAACCGAGTGGTGTATGACATCAGCTCTAAACCGCCGGCCACTATCGAATGGGAATAA
- the dnaA gene encoding chromosomal replication initiator protein DnaA: MQLDCHAIWQQCLAFIKGNVGEQSFNTWFSPIKPLRLQDNKITIQVPSQFFYEYLEEHYVHLLREAIDKVLGREWRLEYSVVVDRGNNGNQPYTVNLPNKKHGNRGPSVTAGYTSPFELKAVDESVQESNLNPNNTFENYIEGDCNRLARSAGFAVAQKPGVTSFNPLMLYGGVGLGKTHLVQAIGNEIKNNIELADKFVLYVSSEKFTNQFIEALKSNRLQEFQNFYMQVDVLILDDVQFLAGKEKTQEMFFHVFNHLHQSGKQIIMTSDCPPRDLMGLQERLLSRFKWGLTADLQQPDYETRQAIIERKMQADGITIPKNVLEYLAYSIDTNIRELEGVLISLLAQGSLVRKEIDLDMAKATLKHIVNDVEMEVSIEAIQETVAEHFSLSVADLKAKSRKKELVVARQIAMYFSKEFTEHSLKSIGYHFGGRDHSTVIHAVQSVNDMLEEDSQYKGHIQELEKKIKVRA, encoded by the coding sequence ATGCAACTAGATTGTCACGCGATATGGCAACAATGCCTGGCGTTTATCAAGGGTAACGTAGGGGAGCAAAGCTTTAATACGTGGTTTTCTCCGATAAAGCCGCTGAGGCTTCAGGACAATAAGATTACGATTCAGGTACCTAGCCAATTCTTTTACGAGTATCTGGAAGAGCATTACGTACATTTGTTGCGCGAAGCGATCGACAAAGTTCTGGGTCGAGAGTGGCGTTTGGAATATTCCGTTGTAGTCGATCGTGGCAACAACGGCAATCAGCCCTACACGGTAAATTTGCCGAACAAAAAGCATGGCAATAGGGGACCGTCGGTTACGGCCGGTTACACGAGCCCTTTTGAGCTGAAGGCTGTAGACGAATCCGTACAGGAATCGAACCTGAACCCCAACAATACTTTCGAAAACTACATCGAAGGCGACTGCAACCGCTTGGCCCGTTCGGCGGGATTCGCTGTGGCGCAGAAGCCGGGTGTCACTTCGTTCAACCCATTGATGCTGTACGGCGGAGTGGGATTGGGCAAAACCCACCTAGTGCAGGCGATAGGCAACGAGATAAAGAACAATATCGAGCTGGCCGACAAGTTTGTGCTTTACGTTTCTTCGGAAAAATTCACCAACCAATTTATAGAGGCGCTTAAGTCGAACCGCTTGCAGGAGTTCCAAAACTTCTATATGCAGGTGGACGTGCTGATTCTGGACGATGTTCAGTTTTTGGCGGGCAAGGAGAAAACGCAGGAAATGTTCTTCCACGTGTTTAACCACCTTCACCAGTCCGGCAAGCAGATCATCATGACCAGCGACTGCCCTCCGCGCGATCTTATGGGCTTGCAGGAGCGTTTGCTCTCCCGTTTCAAATGGGGACTTACCGCCGACTTGCAACAGCCTGATTACGAGACCCGCCAAGCGATTATCGAGCGTAAGATGCAGGCCGACGGAATTACGATTCCTAAAAACGTTTTGGAATATTTGGCCTACTCGATCGATACGAATATTCGCGAGTTGGAAGGCGTTTTGATCTCGCTTTTGGCCCAAGGGTCTTTGGTCCGCAAGGAGATCGACCTTGATATGGCCAAAGCCACATTGAAGCACATTGTTAATGATGTGGAGATGGAGGTGAGCATTGAGGCTATTCAGGAAACGGTGGCCGAACATTTTTCGTTGAGCGTAGCTGACCTGAAAGCGAAATCACGGAAAAAAGAGCTGGTGGTGGCTCGCCAGATTGCGATGTACTTCTCCAAAGAGTTTACCGAGCATTCCCTCAAATCAATCGGATACCATTTTGGTGGCCGTGACCACAGTACGGTAATCCATGCCGTTCAGTCGGTGAATGATATGCTTGAGGAAGATTCGCAGTACAAAGGGCATATTCAGGAATTGGAAAAGAAAATCAAGGTGCGGGCGTAA
- a CDS encoding OsmC family protein, protein MSTHNYLITTEWTGNKGQGTAGYRSYSRDHRFISQGKADIAGSSDPAFLGDPTRHNPEELLLASLSSCHMLWYLHLCAEAGISVTAYTDRATAKMDDGSATTPGRMTEVMLRPEVTIGVGDPEQALALHAQAHRMCFIANSCNFPVRHEPVISAEADT, encoded by the coding sequence ATGAGCACCCACAACTACCTAATCACCACCGAATGGACCGGCAATAAAGGCCAAGGCACCGCCGGTTACCGCTCCTATAGCCGCGATCACCGATTTATAAGCCAAGGAAAAGCCGATATCGCCGGTTCCTCCGATCCCGCTTTTCTAGGCGATCCTACACGGCACAACCCCGAAGAACTCCTGCTCGCCTCACTTTCCTCTTGCCACATGCTCTGGTATCTGCACCTGTGCGCCGAAGCCGGTATTTCGGTCACCGCATACACCGACAGGGCCACAGCCAAAATGGATGACGGGTCCGCCACAACTCCCGGACGGATGACCGAGGTTATGCTTCGCCCCGAAGTCACTATCGGCGTCGGCGATCCGGAACAGGCCCTAGCTCTACACGCCCAAGCCCACCGCATGTGTTTCATAGCCAACTCTTGCAATTTTCCCGTACGTCACGAACCCGTAATCTCGGCAGAAGCCGATACCTAA
- a CDS encoding group III truncated hemoglobin: MEDIKGRADVEWLVDDFYEKVRKDPLLGPIFDDVMKVDWSKHLPIMYDFWETNIFGVAKYKGRPIEAHAKVHDRAPMEQALFDRWLELFDKTIDENFEGIRATTLKKHAASIAGIMHFKVNHPGDIRMAPPKK, translated from the coding sequence ATGGAAGACATAAAAGGAAGGGCCGACGTGGAATGGCTCGTCGACGACTTTTATGAGAAAGTCAGGAAAGACCCTCTTTTGGGGCCAATTTTCGACGATGTCATGAAAGTGGACTGGAGCAAGCACCTGCCCATCATGTACGACTTCTGGGAGACCAACATCTTCGGCGTAGCCAAATACAAAGGACGCCCAATTGAGGCCCACGCCAAAGTGCACGATCGGGCGCCGATGGAACAGGCGTTATTTGACCGTTGGCTAGAGTTGTTCGACAAAACCATCGACGAAAACTTCGAAGGAATCCGGGCCACTACGCTCAAAAAACACGCCGCCAGCATCGCCGGAATCATGCATTTCAAAGTCAACCATCCCGGTGATATCCGTATGGCTCCGCCAAAAAAATAA